A genomic region of Photobacterium swingsii contains the following coding sequences:
- the rplL gene encoding 50S ribosomal protein L7/L12 translates to MSITNEQILDAVAEMSVMQVVELIEAMEEKFGVSAAAAVVAGGAAAEAAEEQTEFDVILTAAGSQKVQVIKAVRGATGLGLKEAKAVVDGAPAPLKEGVDKAEAEALKAQLEEAGASVEIK, encoded by the coding sequence ATGTCTATCACTAACGAGCAAATCCTAGACGCAGTTGCAGAAATGTCTGTAATGCAAGTTGTTGAGCTTATCGAAGCTATGGAAGAAAAATTCGGTGTTTCTGCTGCAGCTGCAGTAGTAGCAGGCGGCGCAGCAGCAGAAGCTGCTGAAGAGCAAACTGAGTTTGACGTAATCCTAACAGCTGCTGGTTCACAGAAAGTACAAGTTATCAAAGCTGTACGTGGCGCAACTGGCCTAGGTCTTAAAGAAGCTAAAGCTGTAGTAGACGGCGCGCCAGCACCACTTAAAGAAGGTGTTGACAAAGCTGAAGCTGAAGCTCTTAAAGCTCAACTAGAAGAAGCTGGTGCTTCTGTTGAAATCAAATAA
- the rplJ gene encoding 50S ribosomal protein L10 — protein sequence MALNLQDKKAIVAEVNEAANGALSAVVADSRGVAVGAMTSLRKQARENGVYLKVVRNTLARRAVEGTDFECLKDVFVGPSLIGFSNEHPGAAARLFKDFAKENKDFEIKAAAFEGAVADAEILATLPTYDEAIARLMMCMKEASAGKLVRTIAAVRDQKEEAAA from the coding sequence ATGGCATTAAATCTTCAAGACAAAAAAGCAATTGTTGCTGAAGTCAACGAAGCTGCCAATGGTGCCCTGTCTGCAGTTGTTGCTGACTCTCGTGGCGTTGCAGTTGGTGCGATGACTTCTCTACGTAAACAAGCTCGTGAAAACGGCGTTTACCTGAAAGTTGTTCGTAACACACTAGCACGTCGTGCAGTTGAAGGTACTGATTTTGAATGTCTTAAAGACGTTTTTGTTGGTCCATCACTAATCGGCTTCTCTAACGAGCACCCAGGTGCTGCAGCGCGTCTTTTCAAAGACTTCGCTAAAGAGAACAAAGATTTCGAGATCAAAGCAGCCGCATTCGAAGGCGCTGTTGCTGACGCAGAAATTCTTGCGACACTACCAACTTACGACGAAGCTATTGCACGCCTAATGATGTGCATGAAAGAAGCTTCAGCTGGCAAGCTGGTACGTACTATCGCAGCTGTACGCGATCAGAAAGAAGAAGCAGCGGCTTAA